TTGATCTTCATGCTTACAGCACCTCCGGCGCGAGCGAGATGATCTTCATGAACTTCTTCTCGCGCAGCTCTCGGCCCACGGGGCCGAAGATACGGGTGCCGCGGGGGTCGCCGTCGTTCTTGAGAATGACAGCGGCGTTCTCGTCGAAGCGGATGTACGAGCCATCCTGACGACGACGCTCCTTGACGGTGCGAACGATGACGGCCTTGACGACGTCACCCTTCTTCACGTTGCCACCGGGGATCGCGTCCTTCACGGTGGCGACGATGACGTCACCGATGCCCGCGTAGCGGCGACCCGAGCCACCGAGAACACGGATGGTGAGAATTTCCTTCGCACCCGTGTTGTCGGCGACGCGCAGTCGCGACTCCTGCTGGATCACGTCTATCTCCTGATCGTCTGCCGGTTCCCGGCAGGGGCTCCGTTGCTGAAGCCCCTGCCGAGCCTGGCGGAACTGTCCTGAGGGGAGACCCCCTCAGGGATTACTTGGCCTTCTCGAGGATCTCGACGATGCGCCAGCGCTTCGAGGCGGACAGCGGACGCGTCTCCATGATGAGGACGCGGTCGCCGACGCCAGCAGCGTTCTGCTCGTCGTGGGCCTTGAGCTTGTTCGTACGGCGGATGACCTTGCCGTACAGCGCGTGCTTGACGCGGTCCTCGACAGCGACGACGACGGTCTTGTCCATCTTGTCGCTGACGACCAGACCCTCACGGGTCTTGCGGAAGCCGCGGTCGGTCTTGGTCTCAGTCACAGTCTTCTCGCTCATCAGACGCTCTCCACCGTCTCGATGCCCAGCTCGCGCTCGCGCATCAGGGTGTAGATCCGGGCGATGTCCTTACGGACGGACTTGAGCCGACCGTGGTTCTCGAGCTGCCCCGTCGCCGCCTGGAAGCGGAGGTTGAACAGCTCTTCCTTGGCCTCGCGGAGCTTGTTGAGGAGCTCCTCGCCGCCCAGCTCGCGCAGCTCGGACGCCTTGGTACCGGCCGACATCACGACTCACCTGCCTCGCGCCGAACGATCCGGCACTTCATCGGAAGCTTGTGAGCAGCGCGGGTGAGCGCCTCACGAGCAATCTTCTCGTTCGGGTAGGACAGCTCGAACATCACCCGACCGGGCTTGACGTTCGCGATCCACCACTCGGGAGAACCCTTACCGGAACCCATGCGGGTCTCGGCAGGCTTCTTCGTCAGGGGGCGGTCCGGGTAGATGTTGATCCAGACCTTGCCGCCACGCTTGATGTGGCGGGTCATCGCGATACGAGCTGCCTCGATCTGGCGGTTCGTCACGTACGCCGGGGACAGCGCCTGGATGCCGTACTCGCCGAACGCAACCTGCGTGCCACCCTTGGACATACCGCTGCGCTTCGGGTGGTGCTGCTTGCGGTGCTTGACCCTACGGGGGATCAGCATTTCGGTCAGGCCTCCGTTCCGGTGCTCTCAGCCGGAGCAGCGGCGGCGGGAGCGTCGGCCTTGGGGGCCTCCGCTGCCGGCGCGGACTGCTGCGGCTTGCGGCCGCGGCCGCCACGCTCGCCACCACGGCCACCGCGGCCGGCCGGGCGGTCGGCGCCGCCACGAGCCGGACGGTTACCGGCGCGGGCCGCGGCGTTCTCGGCGCGAACCTCGGCGATGTTCTTGACGTCGCCCTTGTAGATCCAG
The DNA window shown above is from Streptomyces sp. Alt3 and carries:
- the rplN gene encoding 50S ribosomal protein L14, coding for MIQQESRLRVADNTGAKEILTIRVLGGSGRRYAGIGDVIVATVKDAIPGGNVKKGDVVKAVIVRTVKERRRQDGSYIRFDENAAVILKNDGDPRGTRIFGPVGRELREKKFMKIISLAPEVL
- the rpsQ gene encoding 30S ribosomal protein S17; protein product: MSEKTVTETKTDRGFRKTREGLVVSDKMDKTVVVAVEDRVKHALYGKVIRRTNKLKAHDEQNAAGVGDRVLIMETRPLSASKRWRIVEILEKAK
- the rpmC gene encoding 50S ribosomal protein L29; this encodes MSAGTKASELRELGGEELLNKLREAKEELFNLRFQAATGQLENHGRLKSVRKDIARIYTLMRERELGIETVESV
- the rplP gene encoding 50S ribosomal protein L16, coding for MLIPRRVKHRKQHHPKRSGMSKGGTQVAFGEYGIQALSPAYVTNRQIEAARIAMTRHIKRGGKVWINIYPDRPLTKKPAETRMGSGKGSPEWWIANVKPGRVMFELSYPNEKIAREALTRAAHKLPMKCRIVRREAGES